Proteins from a genomic interval of Antedon mediterranea chromosome 5, ecAntMedi1.1, whole genome shotgun sequence:
- the LOC140050096 gene encoding proteolipid protein DM beta-like isoform X1, whose product MPQKDSRRSKHYYYYDADEKGCSSIRFARCVRRIPFVSVFAFLLYVAGLVIFVKSLLNVLDDFEVMFNGTIASEDIQTAIDSVNDVIIYVTAGMSAFGLILIIVSILETGPTRNRTCRGKLSRYCGVGTTGFLAFITFVLCVAWTVISVLFCFPTTMVIMLNGFCNNVETFQNSCLDLTSYGFSQEESNATRVICGPQLEDFCMRADEVFDSTALSIASCVGITISLVIFLIALAANYAYVRTYGKLQGIRKTGNTNENHGTYTNEDLFMNPETRTTDL is encoded by the exons ATGCCTCAAAAAGACAGTAGAAGATCGaaacattactattattatgATGCAGATGAAAAAG GTTGTTCGAGTATTCGGTTCGCAAGATGTGTCCGTCGCATTCCGTTCGTCTCTGTGTTTGCCTTTTTATTGTACGTTGCTGGACTTGTTATATTTGTGAAAAGCTTACTTAACGTACTGGATGATTTCGAAGTAATGTTTAACGGAACAATAGCCAGTGAGGACATACAGACAGC AATTGATAGTGtaaatgacgtcatcatttacgTCACAGCAGGAATGAGCGCATTTGGTTTGATACTGATAATAGTTTCAATCTTGGAAACAGGTCCGACAAGAAATCGAACGTGCAGGGGGAAGCTTTCAAGATACTGTGGCGTTGGAACAACAGGATTT ctTGCTTTTATAACATTCGTTTTATGCGTGGCATGGACCGTAATATCAGTCCTGTTTTGTTTCCCAACAACAATGGTTATTATGTTGAATGGATTTTGCAACAACGTTGAAACATTTCAGAATTCTTGCTTAGATCTTACGTCATATG GTTTTTCACAAGAAGAATCGAATGCGACAAGAGTGATCTGTGGACCACAGCTCGAGGACTTCTGTATGAGA gcCGATGAAGTATTTGACTCAACCGCTCTATCAATTGCATCTTGTGTAGGAATAACCATCTCATTA GTTATATTTTTGATTGCGTTAGCCGCAAACTATGCGTACGTACGGACTTACGGAAAATTGCAAGGAATACGGAAAACTGGCAACACAAACGAAAACCACGGAACGTACACGAATGAAGATTTATTTATGAATCCCGAAACAAGAACGACTGATTtgtag
- the LOC140050096 gene encoding proteolipid protein DM beta-like isoform X2, producing MRGCSSIRFARCVRRIPFVSVFAFLLYVAGLVIFVKSLLNVLDDFEVMFNGTIASEDIQTAIDSVNDVIIYVTAGMSAFGLILIIVSILETGPTRNRTCRGKLSRYCGVGTTGFLAFITFVLCVAWTVISVLFCFPTTMVIMLNGFCNNVETFQNSCLDLTSYGFSQEESNATRVICGPQLEDFCMRADEVFDSTALSIASCVGITISLVIFLIALAANYAYVRTYGKLQGIRKTGNTNENHGTYTNEDLFMNPETRTTDL from the exons ATGAGAG GTTGTTCGAGTATTCGGTTCGCAAGATGTGTCCGTCGCATTCCGTTCGTCTCTGTGTTTGCCTTTTTATTGTACGTTGCTGGACTTGTTATATTTGTGAAAAGCTTACTTAACGTACTGGATGATTTCGAAGTAATGTTTAACGGAACAATAGCCAGTGAGGACATACAGACAGC AATTGATAGTGtaaatgacgtcatcatttacgTCACAGCAGGAATGAGCGCATTTGGTTTGATACTGATAATAGTTTCAATCTTGGAAACAGGTCCGACAAGAAATCGAACGTGCAGGGGGAAGCTTTCAAGATACTGTGGCGTTGGAACAACAGGATTT ctTGCTTTTATAACATTCGTTTTATGCGTGGCATGGACCGTAATATCAGTCCTGTTTTGTTTCCCAACAACAATGGTTATTATGTTGAATGGATTTTGCAACAACGTTGAAACATTTCAGAATTCTTGCTTAGATCTTACGTCATATG GTTTTTCACAAGAAGAATCGAATGCGACAAGAGTGATCTGTGGACCACAGCTCGAGGACTTCTGTATGAGA gcCGATGAAGTATTTGACTCAACCGCTCTATCAATTGCATCTTGTGTAGGAATAACCATCTCATTA GTTATATTTTTGATTGCGTTAGCCGCAAACTATGCGTACGTACGGACTTACGGAAAATTGCAAGGAATACGGAAAACTGGCAACACAAACGAAAACCACGGAACGTACACGAATGAAGATTTATTTATGAATCCCGAAACAAGAACGACTGATTtgtag
- the LOC140050095 gene encoding uncharacterized protein — translation MGVNCGSCCHCLRRVPYLSLIAGIIFTAASIYLGIKIDGAIDIYRNEFNISDDEPDLKEDVTKILDYIEDGTLYLIIVTAVFVAIGIVVAFLETGPTRMKYCIGKWKKCCGLFWTDVLIGATFLMFLIWLCAAACGTFYAAGVYMLDQYCQSENGMTKVAVVDLDVYGEVMGFAQNPDAMSASRLCDSMKDLWNDNLICCLVSAGAIVISQVLFLASHVANHSYLRLLKPSETLEGLDGTAMSKM, via the exons ATGGGAG TTAACTGCGGTAGTTGTTGTCATTGTCTACGGAGGGTTCCGTACCTGTCGTTAATAGCTGGAATAATCTTTACTGCGGCTTCAATTTATCTTGGAATTAAAATCGACGGTGCGATTGATATTTACCGTAATGAGTTCAATATTTCAGACGATGAACCTGATTTGAAGGAGGATGTTACCAAAAT CCTTGATTACATCGAAGATGGAACATTATATCTAATCATTGTAACTGCCGTGTTTGTGGCAATTGGTATTGTTGTGGCGTTCCTTGAGACAGGACCTACCAGAATGAAGTATTGCATCGGCAAATGGAAAAAGTGCTGCGGATTATTCTGGACCGATGTG CTGATTGGAGCCACGTTTCTGATGTTTTTAATATGGCTGTGTGCGGCTGCATGTGGAACTTTTTATGCGGCTGGTGTTTACATGTTGGACCAGTATTGCCAATCGGAAAACGGAATGACTAAAGTAGCTGTTGTTGATCTAGATGTTTACG gtGAAGTTATGGGATTTGCTCAAAATCCTGATGCCATGAGTGCTAGCAGACTCTGCGATTCG ATGAAAGATCTGTGGAATGATAACTTGATTTGTTGCTTGGTCTCAGCAGGTGCTATCGTTATTTCACAG GTGCTTTTCTTAGCAAGTCACGTGGCCAACCACAGCTACCTGAGACTTCTTAAGCCATCGGAAACACTAGAAGGTTTGGACGGTACTGCGATGTCTAAAATGTAA